The DNA region CGCGTCTTACAAGGTTTTGCCAACAGACTTAAGGAAACGGAGTGATAAATATGGATAAGAAGAAGATTGAAATCAAGAATTTGACCTTGATATTTGGAGATAAAAAAGAAGAAGCTCTAGAAATGCTGGAAAATGGCGTTACGATACAAGAAATAAGAGAAAAGACAGGAACAGCTGTTGGTGTTAATAATATTAACATTGATATTGAAGAAGGGGAAATGTTTGTCATTGTTGGTTTGTCAGGCAGTGGTAAATCCTCCTTAATTCGTTGTATGAATATGCTGAACGTGCCAACGAAAGGCCAGCTACTTATTGATGGTGACGATATAACCAAATACAATAAGGAACAATTGTTGGATATGAGAAGAAATAAAGTAGCCATGGTATTTCAACACTTTGGTTTACTGAGCCATAGAACAGTTTTAAAGAACGTAGAATATGGACTTGAAGTACAAGGTGTTTCAGAAGAAGAAATAACGAAAAAAGCGATGGAAGCTATAGAACTTGTAGGTCTTAAAGGCTGGGAAAACTATTTTCCAAGACAGTTAAGTGGTGGAATGAAGCAAAGAGTGGGTATTGCCAGAGCGTTAACCAACGAACCGGAGATACTCCTTATGGATGAACCTTTTGGTGCCCTTGATCCGTTAATACGTAGAGAAATGCAAACGGAGCTTTTAAGCATGGAAGATTATATGGAAAAAACCATTGTTTTCATAACCCATGATATGAATGAAGCTTTTAAACTGGGTGATAGAATCGCCTTGCTTAAAGATGGTGAACTGGTACAGATTGGCCAACCCAATGATTTCTTTGAAAATCCGGCGAATGATTATGTGAAGAGCTTTATTGAAGACGTTGACAAATCAAGAGTACTAAGAGTAAGAACAGTTATGCGTCAACCTTTCACACTCGCTAAAAAAGGTGAGTCAAGAGAAGGGGTCATTAAAAAACTGGAGAGCTTTAATAGAGAATTCTGTTTTGTTGTGGATGATGATCGAAAACTATTAGGTTATGTTGCGTATAAGGATCTAATTAAATTGGAGAAAAGCAATATTAATGATGCAATCGTTACAGATATAGAAAGCTTACATAGAAATGCTTATCTTCACGAGATATGGGAGAAGCTAGATAAAAGTAATTATGATGTTGCAATCACAGATAAAGCAGGGCGGTTAAGAGGTGTCATCAGTTATGAAGATGCCGTTAGCGCTTTAGCTTAAAAAATAAAGAAGAAGTGTCATTGTATACTACAATGACACTTCTTCTTATTCATGCCTTTCTTGTTCTCTAGGGAAATCTATGCTATATTAATGCGTTGAGCAGCGCATTAACTATCAAGGACGTCTTTCCTGCCGGAACAATTTGCTTCGCAAAGCGAGGGGGATAAGACATTCACACTGTATCTGTCTCTTCGGGAGGCCTAATCCTAGTATTTATAATTGTAGCAACAAGTATACCTAGGGTTGTTTCCACTACCCTTAATAAAATGTAGGTATTAATGGATTCAGCACCAATATTAATCATAATCGTTAAATAGACAATACTTGCAATGGCTGCGGAACCACCCTTTTTTGCAAGCGTGGTCAAATGGATGACCACAATAATGCCTAAGGTCAATGTGATGGTGTTGCTGGGAAAGAACCAAACAATTAGAGCACCAACACAAGCGCCTATTAATGTGCCTAAAAACCGGTTAATTCCGACTCTTTTTGTGCTTTCTAAAGAATTCTGTGTTGTGATAACTGCTGCGATACAAGCAAAAAAAGGAAAATCAGCATTCCATATGCGCCATATGGTAATACAAAGGAAAACGGATAGGGCTGTTTTGAATGTCCTCATCCCAGGTAGATATTCTCGAATGGTGTGCATGGTTGATCTCTCCTGTCTTCACATTTAATCCTTTAAGTATACATGATTATAAGGATTTTTTCTATAGAAGATGGTCCTTTGAGAAATCAAGATATTAATATTTTGTAGAATCAGGTCTTTTCATAAAAGCCCTTTCTATGTTATATTAGTAGAAGTTTAAATAAAAAAATATGAGGTATAGGAAATGTTAGAATATCAAAACAATCAGAAAATTCGAGAAACCAATCCATGGGTTTATGTTTTTTTGGGCATTGTCATTATGATGTGCTTAGGTACCGTCTATTCATGGAGTATTTTCAGAGGCTCTGTTGAAGCTCTTTTTGATGTGGGTACTGTTCAAAGCGGCATGCCATATATGTTTTCCTTAGCATTTTATGCTTTTTCCATGTTGGTCTCAGGCAAATATATTGATCGATTTACACCTACAAGTATGATGTCAGTTGGTGGTATCCTAGTTGGTATTGGTTGGTTTGCTTCAGGTTATGCAGAGAATATCTATATGTTAACACTGACCTATGGCGCTATTGTGGGCATAGGCGTTGGTATCATCTACGGTGTACCGATATCGGTTGTAGCAAAGTGGTTTCCTAATAAGAGGGGATTGGTTGTAGGTCTTGTATTAACAGGTTTTGGACTTTCACCTTTTGTGACCGCGCCGGCTGCAAAAGCTTTAATCGAAACTTTTGGTGTTCTAGATGCATTTAAAATATTAGGTTTATCTTTTGCCATAATCATTCCTTTACTATCAAAATATATAAAGCTGCCTGAAGGAAGATTATTTATAATTAAGCCCCATCATTTAGAAAATAGCGATAGTTTTTCAACTCAAGAAATGATGAAGACAAAAAGCTTTAAAAGCCTATATATATGTTTTGTTCTAGGTACAATGATTGGTTTAACCATTATTGGCATGACCAATAATATCGGTGTTGACCTTATAGGATTATCATCATTAACAGCGCCTTTGTTTGTATCTGTTTTTGCAGTGTTTAATGGTATTGGCAGGCCTCTTTTTGGATGGTTAACGGATAAGCTTTCTTATAAGAAAGTGATGCTGTTATCTTTTATCTTGATTCTAACAAGTGCAAGTCTGATGCTTTTTGCAAACGAAGGTAGTGTGGTTATTTATATAATATCTTTTTCCATCTTCTGGATGAACTTAGGTGGGTGGCTGGCTATAGCACCGACATCAACACTATTATTATACGGTGGAAAGAATTACAGTCAAAATTATGGTGTCGTATTTACAGCCTATGGTATTGGAGCGATTGCCGGTGTCTATGTATCGGGATTACTATTTGATTATTTTAATCACCATGATGTTATTTTCTATTTTATTATTAGTTTATGTTTATTAGGTATTGTTCTATCTCAAAGCATGCCCAAAAATCAATAAAACAAAAAAAGTATATCATGCATGTGATAGCCTCATGCTTCTTATTGACAAAATTTCTTGTAAGATTTATAATTAAACTAGAATTAGCACTCATTACAACAGAGTGCTGACAACGTGTTGGTTATATGAAGAAGAAAGGAGGCATCATCATGAATATGGATAAATTTACACAAAAATCATCAGAAAGTATAGAATGGGCTCAAAAAATGGCAATTAAGTTAAATAACCAATATATTGATGGCGAGCATCTTCACTATGGACTTATAGCAGTAGAAGATGGCCTGGTTTTAAAAGTGCTAGCACATATGAATGTGAATATTAAGGCCTATGTTCATGATTTAGAGCAACAAATAGAGAAAATACCTAAGGTATCTGGTGAGGGTATTCAGATTTATGGTTCAAGAAGAATGAACCAATTGCTTCTTGTGGCAGAGGATGAAGCAAAATCCTTTAACGATGATTACATTAGTCTAGAACACATTTATATAGCACTGCTTAAAGAAAAGAATACACCATCTGCAGAACTATTTATGAAACATGGTATTGATTTAGAAAGATTTTTGAAG from Petrocella atlantisensis includes:
- a CDS encoding L-lactate MFS transporter, with amino-acid sequence MLEYQNNQKIRETNPWVYVFLGIVIMMCLGTVYSWSIFRGSVEALFDVGTVQSGMPYMFSLAFYAFSMLVSGKYIDRFTPTSMMSVGGILVGIGWFASGYAENIYMLTLTYGAIVGIGVGIIYGVPISVVAKWFPNKRGLVVGLVLTGFGLSPFVTAPAAKALIETFGVLDAFKILGLSFAIIIPLLSKYIKLPEGRLFIIKPHHLENSDSFSTQEMMKTKSFKSLYICFVLGTMIGLTIIGMTNNIGVDLIGLSSLTAPLFVSVFAVFNGIGRPLFGWLTDKLSYKKVMLLSFILILTSASLMLFANEGSVVIYIISFSIFWMNLGGWLAIAPTSTLLLYGGKNYSQNYGVVFTAYGIGAIAGVYVSGLLFDYFNHHDVIFYFIISLCLLGIVLSQSMPKNQ
- a CDS encoding FUSC family protein — protein: MHTIREYLPGMRTFKTALSVFLCITIWRIWNADFPFFACIAAVITTQNSLESTKRVGINRFLGTLIGACVGALIVWFFPSNTITLTLGIIVVIHLTTLAKKGGSAAIASIVYLTIMINIGAESINTYILLRVVETTLGILVATIINTRIRPPEETDTV
- a CDS encoding quaternary amine ABC transporter ATP-binding protein; this encodes MDKKKIEIKNLTLIFGDKKEEALEMLENGVTIQEIREKTGTAVGVNNINIDIEEGEMFVIVGLSGSGKSSLIRCMNMLNVPTKGQLLIDGDDITKYNKEQLLDMRRNKVAMVFQHFGLLSHRTVLKNVEYGLEVQGVSEEEITKKAMEAIELVGLKGWENYFPRQLSGGMKQRVGIARALTNEPEILLMDEPFGALDPLIRREMQTELLSMEDYMEKTIVFITHDMNEAFKLGDRIALLKDGELVQIGQPNDFFENPANDYVKSFIEDVDKSRVLRVRTVMRQPFTLAKKGESREGVIKKLESFNREFCFVVDDDRKLLGYVAYKDLIKLEKSNINDAIVTDIESLHRNAYLHEIWEKLDKSNYDVAITDKAGRLRGVISYEDAVSALA